One part of the Anaeromyxobacter sp. Fw109-5 genome encodes these proteins:
- a CDS encoding glycerol-3-phosphate dehydrogenase/oxidase, whose translation MDFDVIILGGGVNGTGTARDCAMRGLRVLLLEKADFGVGASGNSSGMIHGGIRYMLSDRHVTALAARDSGYIQRIAPHLLFRIPFLLPFTSRREGATLRDRAAWYATEVYVGTYDLFQPLKRGKPSTRLSAEELYRLEPGLRPGLHGAVTLDEWGIDAFRLCALNALSARAHGAELRTWTEARELLAEGGRVRGVRFRDVLTGETGEARAPVVFNAAGAWSPALARRSGAEVPMRPGKGVHLTLDRRYSNYGVILSAVDGRQMFVMPHESESIVGTTDDDYYGDPDDLEATNDEVEYLMEGAASLLPGVRNARITRAWCGLRTTIYAYGPNEDALSREHQLHDGAPTGHAGLLSLVGGKLASYRAQAEEATDRILSLLGRSGAPCRTHEEPLPGGDAVPDPAALARAHPVAAPVAARLVYRHGSRAGEILRLVEEDPRLGLVLCRDEGVLAAEVVHCVRHEQVRRLQDLRRRCRIAVGGCAGLDCARGAAQLAARELGWSPERARAELADLLDAGWRERRAILDGAQLVQEELVRGAHAGAGVPW comes from the coding sequence ATGGACTTCGACGTCATCATCCTGGGCGGGGGCGTGAACGGGACGGGCACGGCGCGCGACTGCGCCATGCGCGGGCTGCGCGTCCTGCTCCTCGAGAAGGCCGACTTCGGCGTGGGGGCGAGCGGAAACTCGTCCGGCATGATCCACGGCGGCATCCGCTACATGCTCTCGGACCGGCACGTCACCGCGCTCGCCGCCCGCGACTCCGGGTACATCCAGCGGATCGCCCCGCACCTGCTCTTCCGCATCCCCTTCCTCCTGCCGTTCACCTCGCGGAGGGAGGGGGCGACCCTCCGCGACCGCGCGGCGTGGTACGCGACCGAGGTCTACGTCGGCACGTACGATCTCTTCCAGCCGCTGAAGCGCGGGAAGCCCTCGACCCGGCTCTCCGCCGAGGAGCTGTACCGGCTCGAGCCGGGGCTCCGCCCGGGCCTCCACGGCGCGGTGACGCTCGACGAGTGGGGCATCGACGCGTTCAGGCTCTGCGCCCTGAACGCGCTCTCCGCCCGGGCCCACGGGGCCGAGCTCCGCACCTGGACCGAGGCGCGCGAGCTCCTCGCCGAGGGCGGGCGCGTCCGCGGGGTGCGCTTCCGGGACGTGCTCACCGGCGAGACCGGCGAGGCGCGCGCGCCCGTGGTGTTCAACGCCGCCGGCGCCTGGTCGCCCGCGCTCGCGCGCCGCAGCGGCGCGGAGGTCCCGATGCGGCCGGGGAAGGGCGTCCACCTCACCCTCGACCGCCGCTACTCCAACTACGGCGTCATCCTCTCCGCGGTGGACGGGCGGCAGATGTTCGTGATGCCGCACGAGAGCGAGTCCATCGTCGGGACGACGGACGACGACTACTACGGCGATCCGGACGACCTCGAGGCGACGAACGACGAGGTCGAGTACCTCATGGAGGGAGCGGCGTCGCTCCTGCCCGGCGTCCGCAACGCCCGCATCACGCGCGCGTGGTGCGGCCTGCGCACGACGATCTACGCCTACGGCCCCAACGAGGACGCGCTCTCCCGCGAGCACCAGCTCCACGACGGCGCCCCCACCGGCCACGCCGGGCTCCTCTCGCTCGTGGGCGGGAAGCTCGCGAGCTACCGCGCCCAGGCGGAGGAGGCGACGGACCGCATCCTCTCCCTGCTCGGGCGGAGCGGCGCGCCGTGCCGGACGCACGAGGAGCCGCTCCCGGGCGGCGACGCCGTGCCCGATCCGGCGGCGCTCGCCCGCGCCCATCCGGTGGCCGCGCCGGTGGCGGCGCGGCTCGTCTACCGGCACGGCAGCCGCGCCGGGGAGATCCTCCGCCTCGTGGAGGAGGACCCGCGGCTGGGGCTCGTGCTGTGCCGCGACGAGGGCGTCCTCGCCGCCGAGGTGGTGCACTGCGTGCGTCACGAGCAGGTCAGGCGGCTGCAAGACCTCCGCCGGCGGTGCCGCATCGCGGTCGGCGGGTGCGCCGGGCTCGACTGCGCCCGGGGAGCGGCGCAGCTCGCCGCGCGGGAGCTCGGCTGGTCTCCGGAGCGGGCGCGTGCGGAGCTCGCCGACCTCCTCGACGCAGGCTGGCGCGAGCGGCGGGCGATCCTCGACGGCGCACAGCTCGTCCAGGAGGAGCTCGTGCGCGGGGCCCACGCCGGCGCGGGGGTCCCGTGGTGA
- the glpB gene encoding glycerol-3-phosphate dehydrogenase subunit GlpB: MIPAAAGADVLVVGGGMAGTIAALAARDAGARVVLVRRAPGATALSSGAIGVAPDLLALPGEPFSSALGPVEAARRIARLRPDHPYAVLGPQLEALTAALDFASRALAPLLAPPLDRPRFLATPFGTAVPAALCQRSQAGGDLAAVEGTLVVAGLRGHAGFDAAQVGKGLERQRARGGPAVIAVEADPGLAGLALLRPHELARALEAPGAAEALGASIRAALPAGAGAVLAPPVLGLDPRARVPERVAAAAGLPVAETLSDVPSVPGLRLQAALDAALRAAGVELVQGTVEDASGPGAPATVGGARITAARWVLATGRFVGGGIARRGTLRETTLGLPVQAAEGREAGIDLAARPAASLTLRARTGPQPLLSAGVGIDAGLRPLDAGGRPAAEGLFAAGAVVGGHEQASDGTGLGVAILTGWLAGRAAARAGEGG, translated from the coding sequence GTGATCCCGGCCGCCGCCGGGGCGGACGTGCTCGTGGTGGGCGGCGGCATGGCCGGGACGATCGCCGCGCTCGCGGCGCGCGACGCGGGCGCGCGCGTGGTGCTCGTCCGCCGCGCGCCGGGCGCGACCGCGCTCTCCTCCGGCGCGATCGGCGTGGCGCCCGACTTGCTCGCCCTGCCGGGCGAGCCGTTCTCCTCCGCGCTCGGCCCCGTCGAGGCGGCGCGGCGGATCGCGCGCCTCCGGCCGGACCACCCGTACGCCGTGCTCGGGCCCCAGCTGGAGGCGCTCACCGCGGCGCTCGACTTCGCGTCGCGGGCGCTCGCGCCGCTCCTCGCGCCGCCGCTCGACCGCCCGCGCTTCCTCGCGACGCCCTTCGGCACCGCGGTCCCGGCGGCGCTCTGCCAGCGCTCCCAGGCCGGCGGCGACCTCGCGGCGGTGGAGGGCACGCTCGTCGTCGCCGGCCTGCGCGGCCACGCCGGCTTCGACGCCGCGCAGGTCGGGAAGGGGCTCGAGCGCCAGCGAGCGCGCGGGGGGCCGGCGGTGATCGCGGTGGAGGCCGACCCCGGGCTCGCGGGGCTCGCGCTGCTGCGGCCGCACGAGCTCGCCCGCGCGCTCGAGGCGCCCGGCGCGGCGGAGGCGCTCGGCGCGTCCATCCGGGCCGCCTTGCCCGCGGGGGCGGGGGCCGTGCTGGCGCCGCCCGTGCTCGGCCTCGATCCCCGGGCGCGGGTGCCGGAGCGCGTCGCCGCAGCGGCGGGGCTGCCGGTCGCGGAGACGCTGTCCGACGTGCCCAGCGTGCCCGGGCTCCGGCTCCAGGCGGCGCTCGACGCCGCGCTCCGGGCCGCGGGGGTGGAGCTCGTCCAGGGAACGGTCGAGGACGCCTCGGGGCCCGGCGCGCCCGCCACCGTCGGCGGGGCGCGGATCACGGCGGCGCGCTGGGTCCTCGCCACGGGGCGCTTCGTGGGCGGAGGCATCGCCCGCCGCGGCACGCTGCGCGAGACGACGCTCGGGCTCCCGGTGCAGGCGGCGGAGGGGCGCGAGGCGGGCATCGATCTCGCGGCCCGTCCCGCCGCCTCGCTCACCCTCCGCGCCCGCACCGGCCCGCAGCCACTCCTCTCCGCGGGGGTGGGGATCGACGCCGGGCTCCGGCCGCTCGACGCGGGCGGCCGCCCCGCCGCAGAGGGGCTCTTCGCCGCGGGAGCCGTGGTGGGGGGCCACGAGCAGGCCAGCGACGGCACCGGGCTCGGAGTGGCGATCCTGACGGGCTGGCTGGCCGGCCGGGCGGCGGCGCGCGCCGGGGAAGGGGGCTGA
- a CDS encoding 4Fe-4S dicluster domain-containing protein, with product MATRAAALSYLAWRALVAHPLRRLFRRRGTGLERFTAAYVAEGLGPTTAEDRAVAEAASSCVSCGLCEPRCELAGAAPAVRALGLHAAFRLYSRSAAALPLAAEALSACAGCAGCDALCPTGVPISRIVRHLRAKVVPGAAAEAPEEPDDAARRRAGDDRLLSSRT from the coding sequence ATGGCGACGCGGGCCGCCGCGCTCTCGTACCTCGCGTGGCGCGCGCTCGTCGCGCACCCGCTGCGGCGGCTCTTCCGGCGGCGGGGCACCGGCCTCGAGCGGTTCACGGCCGCCTACGTCGCGGAGGGGCTCGGGCCGACGACGGCGGAGGACCGCGCCGTCGCCGAGGCGGCCTCCTCGTGCGTGTCCTGCGGGCTGTGCGAGCCGCGGTGCGAGCTCGCCGGCGCGGCGCCGGCGGTCCGCGCCCTCGGGCTCCACGCCGCCTTCCGGCTCTATTCTCGCAGCGCCGCCGCGCTGCCCCTCGCGGCCGAGGCGCTCTCCGCGTGCGCGGGCTGCGCGGGCTGCGACGCGCTCTGCCCGACGGGGGTGCCGATCTCGCGGATCGTTCGCCACCTGCGCGCGAAGGTCGTGCCGGGCGCCGCGGCCGAGGCGCCGGAGGAGCCCGATGACGCGGCGCGGCGGCGCGCCGGCGACGATCGCCTGCTATCCTCTCGCACGTGA
- a CDS encoding diacylglycerol kinase family protein gives MKPFLIVNPQSAAGGTGRHFDAIARAVRAEVGEFECSFTVAPGDGARLAREAVAAGAGLVVAVGGDGTASEVIHGLVNGDAAAPGDVVFGFIPRGTGGDLRKTLGIGRDLGSAARVLAGRTVAVCDLGRVTFAGHDGTTRVQHFANVAGCGVSGEVSRLVNEGLRLPSGRLSFMLASARALIGWTDRSVRWRVDGGEWTEERITALSVCNGRYFGGGMQVAPDARMDDGLFDVVVWSGLGLGDFVTKKRMLYDGTHVRLPNTRVLRARTVEVEPAGDARVLLDVDGEAPGTLPARFELLPGALRIRVG, from the coding sequence GTGAAGCCCTTCCTGATCGTGAACCCGCAGAGCGCCGCCGGGGGGACCGGCCGGCACTTCGACGCCATCGCCCGGGCGGTGCGCGCCGAGGTGGGCGAGTTCGAGTGCTCCTTCACCGTCGCGCCGGGCGACGGAGCGCGGCTCGCGCGCGAGGCGGTCGCCGCGGGCGCGGGGCTCGTGGTGGCGGTCGGGGGAGACGGGACGGCGAGCGAGGTCATCCACGGATTGGTGAACGGGGACGCCGCGGCGCCCGGGGACGTGGTGTTCGGCTTCATCCCGCGCGGCACCGGGGGCGATCTCCGCAAGACGCTCGGGATCGGCCGCGACCTGGGCTCCGCGGCGCGCGTGCTCGCGGGGCGCACCGTCGCGGTGTGCGACCTCGGCCGCGTCACCTTCGCCGGGCACGACGGGACGACGCGGGTCCAGCACTTCGCCAACGTCGCCGGCTGCGGCGTCTCCGGCGAGGTGTCGCGCCTCGTCAACGAAGGCCTGAGGCTCCCGAGCGGGAGGCTCTCGTTCATGCTCGCGTCGGCGCGCGCGCTGATCGGCTGGACGGACCGGAGCGTCCGCTGGCGGGTGGACGGCGGCGAGTGGACCGAGGAGCGCATCACCGCGCTCTCCGTCTGCAACGGACGCTACTTCGGCGGCGGCATGCAGGTCGCGCCGGACGCGAGGATGGACGACGGCCTGTTCGACGTGGTGGTCTGGTCCGGCCTCGGCCTCGGCGACTTCGTCACCAAGAAGCGGATGCTCTACGACGGCACCCACGTGCGGCTCCCGAACACCCGCGTGCTGCGGGCGCGGACCGTCGAGGTGGAGCCCGCCGGAGACGCGCGGGTGCTGCTCGACGTGGACGGCGAGGCCCCGGGCACGCTGCCGGCGCGCTTCGAGCTCCTGCCGGGGGCGCTCCGGATCCGGGTGGGTTAG
- a CDS encoding SNF2-related protein, which produces MGGVSHVASRSRADKPQLTPFHQRIAAEALTARGGGGTTRLAGALAHSAVDLNPHQIEAAAFALAALPTGGAVLADEVGLGKTVEAGIVLAQLAAEGKGRAVILVPASLRAQWREELRSKFGLEAEVVDGDSVREKERQGLRTNPFDTGGIVICSHPFAALRQADIERVPWDVAVIDEAHRLRNAYRKDHRTGQALRKALRKAPKLLLTATPLQNDLMELLGLAAFIDDALLGNEEAFRSQYASGELTEDRAADLKARLAPVFIRTLRRQVKEYVKYTARRSIVEDFAPTAQEQELYDRVSEYLRRDDAFAIPAARRQLFVLVYRKILASSSFALAATLDRLADTLDQKIAGVECSAQAELLLEMDGFAEEVEELFDDQGGSARPKGQAALRRMNDELSELRACARLAREIQVNAKGDALVRGLDRCFTVAKACNWPDKAVVFTEFRRTQDYLARLLKAKGYTVTCLSGDVGGTDKRQALVEEFRNRTQILIMTEAGAEGLNLQFCNLVVNYDLPWNPQRVEQRIGRCHRYGQQRDVLVLNFLNRQNAADNRLYELLSQKLALFDGVFGSSDEILGALGTGIDFEKRVLDIYQSCRSGEQIDAAFQKLRGELDDRISARFAAARALLFERFDGEVRGRLRVAEQKAKEAVARREAEEDALVAAVLEDEGPALPAEAPAPEPAGKGRTRRAKLVREAAEKVRSRPQDAVSFLELPAVNLPAKLGRLAGREGWWFAYKFAFDALVSEEKVIHLILWHDGERFHALTPEEAEVFAALPAEEAKAGPRGATVSIGTAQEEALQTIHLRLTQDLQERIAAAYDESRDRWDRSIEDALAAPRKSVEDARAAWAKARAALHDRSETPLRDRRALCERAEREYRRKLDDLRATEGHRYAEKDRAIAELKKRAEIREKRTLVATAYWRAP; this is translated from the coding sequence ATGGGCGGGGTGTCTCACGTGGCGTCGCGTTCTCGAGCGGACAAGCCCCAGCTCACCCCGTTCCACCAGCGGATCGCCGCCGAGGCGCTGACGGCGCGCGGCGGCGGCGGGACCACCCGGCTCGCCGGCGCCCTCGCCCACTCCGCGGTGGATCTCAACCCGCACCAGATCGAGGCCGCGGCGTTCGCGCTGGCCGCGCTGCCGACCGGCGGCGCCGTGCTCGCCGACGAGGTGGGCCTCGGGAAGACCGTCGAGGCGGGCATCGTGCTGGCCCAGCTCGCCGCCGAGGGCAAGGGGCGCGCCGTCATCCTCGTCCCCGCCTCCTTGCGCGCCCAGTGGCGCGAGGAGCTGCGCTCCAAGTTCGGGCTCGAGGCGGAGGTCGTCGACGGCGACTCGGTCAGGGAGAAGGAGCGGCAGGGGCTGCGGACGAACCCGTTCGACACGGGCGGGATCGTGATCTGCTCCCACCCGTTCGCGGCCCTGCGCCAGGCGGACATCGAGCGCGTCCCCTGGGACGTGGCCGTGATCGACGAGGCGCACCGGCTGCGGAACGCGTACCGCAAGGACCACCGCACCGGCCAGGCGCTCCGCAAGGCGCTCCGCAAGGCCCCGAAGCTGCTCCTCACCGCCACGCCGCTCCAGAACGACCTCATGGAGCTGCTCGGGCTCGCCGCCTTCATCGACGACGCGCTGCTCGGGAACGAGGAGGCGTTCCGGTCTCAGTACGCCTCGGGCGAGCTCACCGAGGACCGGGCGGCGGACCTGAAGGCGCGGCTCGCGCCGGTGTTCATCCGCACCCTGCGGCGACAGGTGAAGGAGTACGTCAAGTACACCGCGCGACGCTCCATCGTGGAGGACTTCGCGCCGACCGCCCAGGAGCAGGAGCTCTACGATCGCGTCTCCGAGTACCTGCGCCGCGACGACGCCTTCGCCATCCCGGCCGCGCGGCGGCAGCTGTTCGTCCTCGTCTACCGGAAGATCCTCGCGTCCTCGTCCTTCGCGCTCGCGGCGACGCTCGACCGGCTCGCCGACACGCTCGACCAGAAGATCGCGGGCGTGGAGTGCTCCGCCCAGGCGGAGCTGCTCCTCGAGATGGACGGGTTCGCCGAGGAGGTGGAGGAGCTCTTCGACGATCAGGGGGGCAGCGCGCGGCCCAAGGGGCAGGCGGCGCTCCGCCGGATGAACGACGAGCTCTCCGAGCTCCGCGCCTGCGCGCGGCTCGCCCGCGAGATCCAGGTGAACGCGAAGGGCGACGCCCTCGTGCGCGGGCTCGATCGCTGCTTCACGGTGGCGAAGGCCTGCAACTGGCCCGACAAGGCGGTGGTGTTCACCGAGTTCCGGCGGACGCAGGACTACCTCGCGCGCCTGCTCAAGGCGAAGGGCTACACCGTCACCTGCCTCTCGGGCGACGTGGGCGGGACGGACAAGCGCCAGGCGCTCGTGGAGGAGTTCCGGAACCGGACGCAGATCCTGATCATGACCGAGGCGGGCGCGGAGGGCCTGAACCTCCAGTTCTGCAACCTCGTCGTGAACTACGACCTGCCCTGGAACCCGCAGCGCGTGGAGCAGCGCATCGGGCGCTGCCACCGCTACGGGCAGCAGCGGGACGTGCTCGTCCTGAACTTCCTGAACCGGCAGAACGCCGCCGACAACCGGCTCTACGAGCTCCTCTCGCAGAAGCTCGCGCTCTTCGACGGCGTCTTCGGCTCGTCCGACGAGATCCTCGGCGCGCTCGGCACGGGCATCGACTTCGAGAAGCGGGTCCTCGACATCTACCAGTCCTGCCGCTCGGGCGAGCAGATCGACGCCGCCTTCCAGAAGCTCCGCGGCGAGCTCGACGACCGGATCTCCGCCCGCTTCGCCGCGGCGCGCGCGCTGCTGTTCGAGCGCTTCGACGGCGAGGTCCGCGGCCGGCTGCGGGTCGCGGAGCAGAAGGCGAAGGAGGCCGTCGCGCGCCGCGAGGCCGAGGAGGACGCGCTCGTCGCGGCCGTCCTCGAGGACGAAGGTCCAGCCCTCCCGGCCGAGGCCCCCGCGCCGGAGCCGGCCGGGAAGGGACGGACCCGGCGCGCGAAGCTGGTGCGCGAGGCGGCCGAGAAGGTGCGCTCGCGCCCGCAGGACGCGGTCTCGTTCCTGGAGCTCCCGGCGGTGAACCTCCCGGCGAAGCTCGGACGCCTCGCCGGCCGCGAGGGCTGGTGGTTCGCCTACAAGTTCGCCTTCGACGCGCTGGTCTCGGAGGAGAAGGTGATCCACCTCATCCTCTGGCACGACGGCGAGCGCTTCCACGCGCTCACGCCGGAGGAGGCCGAGGTGTTCGCGGCGCTGCCCGCCGAGGAGGCGAAGGCCGGACCGCGCGGCGCGACGGTGTCGATCGGGACGGCGCAGGAGGAGGCGCTCCAGACGATCCACCTCCGCCTCACGCAGGACCTCCAGGAGCGGATCGCCGCGGCCTACGACGAGTCGCGTGACCGCTGGGACCGCTCGATCGAGGACGCCCTCGCGGCGCCGCGCAAGTCGGTCGAGGACGCGCGCGCGGCGTGGGCGAAGGCGCGCGCCGCGCTGCACGACCGGTCGGAGACCCCGCTCCGCGACCGCCGCGCCCTGTGCGAGCGCGCGGAGCGCGAGTACCGCCGCAAGCTCGACGACCTGCGCGCGACCGAGGGGCACCGGTACGCCGAGAAGGACCGGGCCATCGCCGAGCTGAAGAAGCGCGCGGAGATCCGCGAGAAGCGCACCCTCGTCGCCACCGCCTACTGGCGCGCGCCGTGA